ATCCGCTGGATTGCCGAACACGGCCAGCCGCGTCCGGCCCGGGCCAAGCTGCCGGACCTGCTGGAACGCCGCGCCCTCACCAGCGACGAGCCTTTCTGGACCACCGACGTTGGCCAGTGGGCGGAGGGTTGCCCCGAGCCGTTTAGCGCGCTGCATGGGCGCCAATGCTTGGTGATTCCCTTGCTCGGTTCCAACCGGCAGCCGTTGGGGATTGTTGGCCTGCTGGAGCGTGCCGACGGCGGCAACGTCAATCCCGACGACCTGCTGCGCGCTGCCACGCTGGCGGCGGAAGCCGCCGTCGTGCTCGAGGCGACCGCCAACCTGTACGCCGCCGATCAGCATCGCCGCCGCTCCGAGAACCTGATGTCCGCCGCGCTGGAGCTGAACTCCACCGTGCGCCTGCCCCAGTTCATGGAAGGCTTCACGGTTCGTGCCGCCAGCATCCTGAAGGCGCGCGCGGCTGCGCTGGCGCTGGTCCAGGGCAAGCATCTCGATACCGCGGTGGTTTACGATCCGGGTGCGCACCACGACTCCGCTATCTACCACCGCCTCGATGTCGCCTTCTCCGATCTCGCCGCCCAGCACCTCGATCCCATTATCTCTGGAGTCGCCGCCGAGCTCCTCGGCGAGTCGTTGGCCGCGACTCTGGGCTGGAGAGATCTCGCTCTGGCCCGCCTCGCCGGCGGCGACGGCGCGTTCATGGGGCTGCTTTGCCTGATTGATTGCGGCGCGCCGCTGGTGCACGACGACCGCAATCTCCTCCAGGCTCTGGTGGCGCACGCCGCCGTGGCGCTGGAAAACGCGCGCTGGTTCACCCGCATGGACCAAGCCAACCGCCACTGGATGGAGATTTTCGATGCCATCACCGACCTCATCGTGGTTCACGACGAGTCCTACCGCGTGCTGCGCGTCAATCGCTCCCTGGCCGACTTGATCGGTGTGCGCCCCTCGGAGCTGATCGGCGTCAGCGTGCGCGCCCTCGTCGCCATGGCCGCCGACCAAAGCACGCAGGCCTGTCCTTTCTGCCGCGTTCGTCCCGATGGCGCCGACGAATACATCCATCCCGTGCTCGACCGCACCTACCTCGTTTCCACTTCGCGGATTCACGGCGCCTCCAACGAGGGCTTGCAGACCATCCACGTGCTCAAGGACATCACCGACCGCCGCGAGGCCGAGCGCCGCTATCGCGAGCTCTTCGACACTATCCAGGAGGGCCTGTTCTTCTCCACCCCCGAGGGCCGCTTCATCGAAGTCAACGACGCCCTCGTTCGCATGCTCGGCTACGGCAGCCGCCAAGAACTGCTGCAGGTGGACATTCACAGCCAGCTCCATGTCTCCTCCGAACAGCGCAATCACTTCCAGCAGGAGATCAACTCCAAGGGCGTGGTGCGCAACTACGAGGAACTGCTCCGGCGCAAGGATGGCTCCATCATCCACAGCCTGCAGAACGCCTTTGCCGTCCGGGATAGCCACGGCAACGTGGTGCAGTACCGCGGCCTGATGCTGGACATCACCGAGGTGAAAAATTTCCAGGCCGAATTGCAGCGCCAGCGCGACTTCAACAACAAGATCCTCAACAACACCCAGAGCATGATCCTGGTGGTGGACACCGCCGGGCTGATCAGCTACGCCAACCGCCGCTGCTTCGAAGCCGGCGGCTACACGCAGGAGGATTTGCTCGGGCGCAAGCTGGTGGAACTGGTCCCCCCGGGACGGCGCGAGGCCCTGTCCACGGCCTTGTCGGAGACCCTCGCTGGACGCCAGATTGACAATCTCGAGTTGCCGGTGCT
Above is a window of Terriglobia bacterium DNA encoding:
- a CDS encoding PAS domain S-box protein, giving the protein MATGEKPVVVTSASAEGNSALQRRRAEMFDEYLENFVVRAAEFLHFHRAFIALAETGSYEIRWIAEHGQPRPARAKLPDLLERRALTSDEPFWTTDVGQWAEGCPEPFSALHGRQCLVIPLLGSNRQPLGIVGLLERADGGNVNPDDLLRAATLAAEAAVVLEATANLYAADQHRRRSENLMSAALELNSTVRLPQFMEGFTVRAASILKARAAALALVQGKHLDTAVVYDPGAHHDSAIYHRLDVAFSDLAAQHLDPIISGVAAELLGESLAATLGWRDLALARLAGGDGAFMGLLCLIDCGAPLVHDDRNLLQALVAHAAVALENARWFTRMDQANRHWMEIFDAITDLIVVHDESYRVLRVNRSLADLIGVRPSELIGVSVRALVAMAADQSTQACPFCRVRPDGADEYIHPVLDRTYLVSTSRIHGASNEGLQTIHVLKDITDRREAERRYRELFDTIQEGLFFSTPEGRFIEVNDALVRMLGYGSRQELLQVDIHSQLHVSSEQRNHFQQEINSKGVVRNYEELLRRKDGSIIHSLQNAFAVRDSHGNVVQYRGLMLDITEVKNFQAELQRQRDFNNKILNNTQSMILVVDTAGLISYANRRCFEAGGYTQEDLLGRKLVELVPPGRREALSTALSETLAGRQIDNLELPVLLGQGRGGQFSINLSPMRDEPGNVNSIVVVMTDITDAAMLQAKLMHTEKMAAVGQLVSGVAHEVNNPLTAVLGFTDLLLERPEMPPAAKEDLKVILQEAQRTKQIVQNLLSFARQMPPQRESVQLNTIVRRTLALRSYDFASHGVEIVERLNERVPDIIGDPHQLQQVFLNILNNAYDAVRETGGPGRIEISTNAAAGFAEVVFRDNGNGISFPDRIFDPFFTTKDVGKGTGLGLSICYGIVREHGGEVLCWNNSDATGATFTVRLPITAEAPNPAAARALP